The following are encoded in a window of Anaerolineae bacterium genomic DNA:
- a CDS encoding NAD(P)-dependent oxidoreductase has translation MADQRADLNIDRKSRAYQPMQPVAKQDASQRLEHFDEIYLNYEAEIACIEAGRCIQCPDPAPCQQACPLGNDIPTIMRLVENGRFIEAANVYRQTSPMPEICSRVCPQERLCEGSCTHGGGTSGEPVRIGKIEKFVIDYQIATEGIPLGTVAPDTGKRVAIVGGGPSGLAAAESLRRKGHAVTVYDANPFPGGLLIYGIPAFKLSKDRVAAKVRQLETIGVRFVPNTRIGRDIPLSQLTTEYDAVYVAVGANKEVPANWEGANLKGVYQAGEFLIRANVPRPLQPTHLAESGRPVVGRRVFVIGGGDTAMDCVRTALRLQKAQGYRLDVTCAYRRTEAEMPGCRVERANAREEGARFEWLTAPKRFIGDKDGNLIGIEFIRMRLGEPDSSGRRRPVAIEGSEYMEPADTVALALGYWPDATLGEQNPELQTRDWGLIVADPQTGRTTMTNVWAGGDAVTGPDLVVTAIRAGLHAAESIHLYLCQS, from the coding sequence ATGGCAGACCAGCGAGCCGATCTGAATATCGACCGCAAATCACGCGCCTACCAGCCCATGCAGCCCGTCGCCAAGCAGGACGCCAGCCAGCGCCTTGAGCATTTTGACGAAATTTATCTCAACTACGAAGCGGAGATTGCCTGCATTGAGGCCGGGCGCTGCATCCAGTGCCCCGATCCGGCGCCCTGCCAGCAAGCATGCCCGCTGGGGAATGACATCCCGACCATCATGCGCCTGGTGGAAAATGGCCGTTTCATCGAGGCAGCCAATGTCTACCGCCAGACCAGTCCGATGCCGGAGATTTGCTCCCGCGTTTGCCCACAGGAACGGCTGTGCGAAGGCTCGTGCACGCATGGCGGCGGCACCAGCGGCGAACCCGTGCGCATCGGCAAGATCGAGAAGTTCGTGATCGATTACCAGATTGCTACCGAAGGCATCCCCCTCGGCACTGTTGCCCCGGATACCGGCAAGCGCGTAGCGATCGTGGGCGGTGGGCCGTCAGGGCTGGCCGCCGCGGAGAGCCTGCGGCGCAAAGGCCACGCCGTGACCGTCTATGATGCTAACCCTTTCCCCGGCGGCCTGCTCATCTATGGCATCCCCGCATTCAAGCTCAGCAAGGATCGCGTTGCCGCCAAAGTCAGACAACTGGAGACGATCGGTGTTCGCTTTGTGCCCAACACCCGGATCGGCCGGGACATCCCGCTCAGTCAACTTACGACGGAATATGACGCGGTCTACGTTGCTGTAGGCGCCAACAAGGAAGTTCCGGCCAACTGGGAAGGCGCCAACCTCAAGGGCGTTTACCAGGCAGGGGAATTCCTGATCCGGGCCAATGTCCCCCGCCCACTGCAGCCCACCCACCTGGCCGAGAGTGGCAGACCGGTCGTTGGACGGCGGGTGTTTGTGATTGGCGGCGGTGACACCGCCATGGACTGTGTCCGTACCGCCCTGCGGCTACAGAAGGCTCAGGGCTACAGGCTTGATGTCACCTGCGCCTACCGCCGCACCGAGGCGGAGATGCCCGGTTGCCGGGTGGAACGCGCCAATGCTCGTGAGGAAGGCGCCCGCTTTGAGTGGCTGACCGCGCCCAAACGATTCATCGGTGACAAAGACGGCAATCTGATCGGCATCGAATTCATCCGCATGCGTCTGGGCGAACCGGATTCGAGTGGTCGGCGCCGGCCGGTGGCCATCGAAGGCTCGGAGTACATGGAGCCGGCGGATACTGTTGCGCTGGCGCTGGGTTACTGGCCGGACGCTACCCTGGGCGAGCAGAACCCCGAACTACAGACGCGCGACTGGGGGCTGATCGTCGCTGACCCGCAAACCGGCAGAACCACCATGACCAACGTCTGGGCTGGCGGCGACGCTGTCACCGGGCCGGATCTGGTCGTGACGGCCATCCGCGCCGGGCTGCACGCCGCTGAGTCTATTCACCTGTATCTCTGCCAGTCCTGA
- a CDS encoding tRNA (adenine-N1)-methyltransferase, whose product MIDAERTTVAYGDVVLFVSKDRKTFLRLLTPGGRLQTHYGFIDFDSVIGLPFGSRLKTHLDQDIWMLAPNIDDLIRYMRRETQIIFPKDLGYILLKLGIRPGVQVIEAGTGSGGLTTALAIMVGPTGRVYSYERRARMQNLARQNLERLGLLDRVTLIERDIAEGFDQQGVHAVFLDVHDPWMYLAQAHAALRGGGFLGCIVPTLNQVVELNQALHSRLWFLVEVEELLLRQYKTLPRRVRPDEQMVGHTGFLIFARAITGADGGEGPEEIDLWDDSRASDE is encoded by the coding sequence ATGATTGACGCGGAACGGACGACAGTCGCTTACGGCGATGTGGTGCTGTTTGTGAGCAAAGATCGCAAGACATTCCTGCGCTTGCTGACACCGGGGGGGCGGTTGCAGACACATTACGGATTCATCGACTTTGATTCCGTGATCGGGCTGCCCTTTGGCAGCCGGTTAAAGACACACCTTGACCAGGATATCTGGATGCTGGCGCCGAATATCGACGACCTGATCCGCTATATGCGCCGCGAGACGCAGATCATCTTCCCCAAGGACCTGGGATACATCCTGCTCAAGCTGGGGATTCGCCCCGGCGTGCAGGTAATTGAGGCGGGCACTGGCAGCGGCGGGCTGACCACCGCACTGGCGATCATGGTCGGGCCAACAGGGCGGGTCTATAGCTACGAACGGCGTGCCCGGATGCAGAACCTGGCCCGCCAGAACCTGGAAAGGCTGGGTCTGCTGGATCGGGTCACCCTGATCGAGCGCGATATCGCCGAGGGGTTCGACCAGCAGGGGGTGCATGCAGTCTTTCTGGATGTCCATGATCCCTGGATGTACCTGGCACAGGCTCACGCGGCATTGCGGGGGGGCGGTTTCCTGGGCTGTATCGTCCCGACGCTGAACCAGGTTGTGGAGCTGAATCAGGCCCTGCACAGCCGGCTGTGGTTTCTGGTGGAAGTGGAGGAATTGCTCCTGCGCCAGTACAAGACGTTGCCCCGACGTGTTCGACCGGATGAGCAGATGGTCGGGCACACGGGCTTCCTGATCTTTGCGCGGGCGATCACGGGAGCTGACGGAGGAGAAGGACCGGAGGAGATCGACCTCTGGGACGATAGCCGGGCCTCGGATGAGTGA
- a CDS encoding 50S ribosomal protein L25, producing the protein MTEIITLEAQPRTITGKKVKQLRAMDWIPAVIYGQKLEQAVNIQVPVDNLRTVLRRAGGTGLIEITVGADKHTVLVREVQRDVLSNDILHVDFHAVSLDTQIRTEVPFVTVGVPEMVRSGEAIVATESVLIEIEALPTNIPAHLELNVARLAEIGDFLTVADLEVPEGVTILMEPTEVLVRLEYATRPEEEELEGPVEAAGEVEVIRRGKEEEEEE; encoded by the coding sequence ATGACCGAGATTATCACTCTGGAAGCCCAACCCCGGACGATCACCGGCAAGAAGGTCAAACAATTGCGCGCGATGGACTGGATTCCCGCGGTGATCTACGGGCAGAAGCTGGAGCAGGCCGTCAACATCCAGGTGCCCGTCGATAACCTGCGCACCGTGCTCCGCCGGGCTGGCGGCACCGGCCTGATCGAGATCACCGTTGGTGCGGATAAGCACACCGTGCTCGTCCGCGAAGTGCAGCGGGATGTACTGAGCAATGACATCCTGCACGTCGACTTCCATGCCGTGTCCCTGGACACCCAGATCCGCACCGAGGTGCCCTTCGTCACTGTGGGCGTGCCTGAGATGGTTCGCTCCGGTGAAGCGATCGTGGCTACGGAGAGCGTCCTGATCGAGATCGAGGCGCTACCAACCAACATTCCTGCCCATCTGGAACTGAATGTGGCGCGGCTGGCAGAAATTGGCGATTTCCTGACAGTGGCCGACCTCGAGGTCCCCGAAGGCGTGACGATCCTGATGGAGCCAACCGAAGTGCTGGTTCGTCTGGAGTACGCCACCCGTCCGGAAGAGGAAGAGCTGGAAGGCCCCGTGGAAGCTGCTGGCGAAGTGGAAGTCATCCGCCGCGGCAAGGAGGAAGAGGAGGAAGAATAG
- the menA gene encoding 1,4-dihydroxy-2-naphthoate octaprenyltransferase: MGILATHPYVAAWYRASRPRTLTATYAPLGLAAAIALDDGVFEAGRFALALIGALFLQIAANLINEYADFRHGADALKQAGQGMVIKQRVLTPREVLWGAILTTTAGVIIGLVLLLQSGPLLLWIGLGGVLVVITYTAGPFPLAYHGLGEAAVFVFMGPLMVLGAYYAMSGGQTSLTPLLAGLPIGFMVAAILHANNIRDMDADRAVNKRTLAVIFGLRVARVEYILLVAGSYVMVAMMVIAGVMPWPTLIVLVTAPEAYRLIRIFTTSTDTALLHQGQGRTARLHGRFGLWLMIGWLVTVVLGRL; the protein is encoded by the coding sequence ATGGGGATTCTCGCAACGCATCCTTACGTGGCGGCATGGTACCGCGCCAGCCGCCCGCGCACGCTGACCGCCACCTATGCCCCGCTGGGATTGGCAGCGGCCATCGCCCTGGACGATGGCGTGTTCGAGGCTGGGCGGTTTGCGCTGGCGCTGATCGGTGCGCTCTTCCTGCAAATTGCCGCCAACCTGATCAATGAATACGCTGACTTCCGGCACGGGGCGGATGCGCTCAAGCAGGCCGGGCAGGGGATGGTGATCAAGCAGCGGGTGCTGACCCCGCGCGAGGTGCTTTGGGGGGCCATCCTGACGACGACTGCCGGCGTGATCATTGGTCTGGTGCTGCTGCTTCAGAGCGGCCCGCTGTTGTTGTGGATTGGATTAGGGGGCGTACTGGTCGTGATCACCTACACCGCCGGGCCATTCCCACTGGCGTATCACGGCCTGGGAGAAGCAGCTGTGTTTGTTTTCATGGGGCCGCTGATGGTGCTGGGCGCCTATTACGCCATGTCTGGCGGCCAGACCAGCCTGACCCCGTTGCTGGCCGGGCTGCCGATCGGCTTCATGGTGGCAGCGATCCTGCACGCCAACAACATCCGCGATATGGATGCTGACCGTGCCGTCAATAAGCGCACGCTGGCGGTGATCTTTGGGCTGCGCGTGGCGCGGGTCGAGTACATTCTGCTGGTCGCCGGGTCATATGTGATGGTGGCAATGATGGTTATCGCCGGGGTGATGCCCTGGCCGACGCTGATTGTGCTGGTGACCGCGCCGGAAGCTTACCGCCTGATCCGCATCTTCACGACCAGCACCGACACGGCCCTGCTCCACCAGGGACAGGGGCGCACCGCCCGCCTGCATGGGCGGTTTGGGCTGTGGCTGATGATCGGCTGGTTAGTGACCGTGGTACTGGGTAGGCTTTAA
- a CDS encoding response regulator, which translates to MEFLNVATGRETSGMKHILVVDDEIGALTLIGIMLERGGFNVIKAKDANAALAELEKTTPDLIILDVMMPGMDGIELCRVIRNRAATRSTPVLILSARGDAESVMRGMDAGANDYLPKPILHHDLVDKVRKMLDMNIVTE; encoded by the coding sequence ATGGAATTCCTCAACGTCGCCACAGGAAGGGAGACATCGGGGATGAAGCATATTCTGGTGGTAGACGATGAGATCGGCGCTCTAACTCTGATCGGTATTATGCTTGAGCGTGGCGGTTTCAACGTCATTAAGGCCAAAGATGCCAATGCCGCACTGGCTGAACTGGAAAAGACAACGCCCGATTTGATTATTCTTGATGTGATGATGCCCGGCATGGATGGCATTGAGCTTTGCCGTGTTATCCGCAACCGTGCCGCCACCCGGTCTACCCCTGTGCTCATCCTCTCTGCACGTGGCGACGCTGAGAGCGTCATGCGTGGCATGGATGCTGGCGCCAATGACTACCTGCCCAAGCCCATTCTGCACCATGACTTGGTGGACAAGGTCCGCAAGATGCTGGACATGAATATCGTCACCGAATAA
- a CDS encoding L,D-transpeptidase family protein, with protein sequence MIRQRRSHAPQSSGPVRVPPHLQRRRTPAPARVIQPRPLVYGRQSSPLRSNVNDRSAAGYVHGAAPARRRPPRARQQRRWLLWGVAVPLAVIPALLIMSVVLLGLGLTLAYAGRVFPQVMVAGVPVGGLTQAEAAQTLSHAWGTVLLRDGERVWPVEATALGVTLDTEATAARALAHGRGRGGRLDGLLRPSNIGPVLVIDESVARAGLTSLAPQVALAPVNAGVRLVNGRVEPTPPREGRALDVEATLQRLRTDGALADGTLALVMQPVAPEVVDATPLVTAAERLLSQPLDIRLYDPVTGDIVHWTLPPEQWGAWLVAVPDPGQPIGLALSLQEGALGDYLHGQAAAALDASRYLKIEEVVAAVQAGLANGQPAADARVYHHDRQHTVQPGETLISIAWDYGVPYPWIQQANGDLTGVSAGQTITIPSPDTFLEFPVVADKRIEVSISQQRVRVYEGGALLWDWPASTGIADSPTWPGIYQIISHVPNAYAANWNLYMPYFLGVYRPIPGADFTNGFHGFPTRGGSQLLWTNSLGHRVTYGCILISTRNAELLYNWAQEGVVVEITP encoded by the coding sequence ATGATCCGCCAGCGTCGCTCTCATGCCCCGCAGTCTTCTGGCCCCGTCCGGGTGCCGCCGCACCTCCAGCGCAGGCGGACTCCGGCCCCTGCTCGTGTCATCCAGCCGCGCCCGCTGGTCTATGGGCGGCAATCGTCCCCCCTACGTTCGAATGTGAATGACCGATCTGCTGCCGGTTATGTCCATGGCGCTGCCCCTGCCAGGCGCAGACCTCCCCGCGCCCGCCAGCAGCGCCGCTGGCTACTGTGGGGCGTTGCCGTGCCCCTGGCGGTGATCCCGGCCCTGCTGATCATGTCTGTGGTGCTGCTGGGGCTGGGGCTGACGCTGGCCTACGCGGGACGGGTCTTCCCGCAGGTGATGGTAGCGGGTGTCCCGGTGGGCGGTCTAACACAGGCGGAAGCCGCCCAAACGCTCAGCCATGCCTGGGGAACCGTGCTGTTGCGCGATGGTGAGCGTGTCTGGCCGGTTGAAGCTACGGCGCTGGGCGTAACGCTCGACACAGAGGCGACGGCCGCCCGCGCGCTGGCTCACGGGCGCGGACGCGGCGGACGGCTGGACGGCTTGCTCCGTCCGTCGAATATTGGTCCTGTGCTGGTGATTGATGAGTCAGTCGCCCGCGCTGGTCTGACCTCGCTGGCTCCACAGGTAGCTCTGGCGCCGGTCAACGCTGGCGTGCGCCTGGTTAATGGTCGCGTGGAACCGACGCCACCGCGGGAGGGCCGCGCTCTGGACGTTGAGGCGACATTGCAGCGCCTGAGGACTGATGGTGCGCTGGCTGATGGTACGCTGGCGCTGGTCATGCAGCCGGTCGCGCCCGAAGTAGTCGACGCCACCCCGCTGGTCACGGCGGCGGAACGCCTGCTAAGCCAGCCGCTGGATATCCGGCTCTACGATCCGGTGACCGGGGACATTGTCCACTGGACGTTGCCGCCGGAGCAGTGGGGGGCGTGGCTGGTAGCGGTGCCCGATCCGGGCCAGCCAATTGGCCTGGCGCTCAGCCTGCAGGAAGGAGCACTGGGAGATTATCTGCATGGGCAGGCCGCCGCGGCGCTTGATGCGTCCCGTTATTTGAAGATTGAGGAAGTCGTGGCGGCGGTGCAAGCTGGCCTGGCTAACGGGCAGCCCGCTGCTGATGCCCGCGTTTATCACCACGACCGGCAGCATACCGTCCAGCCCGGCGAGACACTGATCAGCATCGCCTGGGATTATGGCGTACCGTACCCCTGGATTCAGCAGGCTAACGGCGACCTGACCGGCGTTTCCGCCGGGCAGACGATCACGATTCCCTCGCCGGATACTTTTCTGGAATTCCCGGTGGTAGCCGATAAACGCATCGAGGTCAGCATTAGCCAGCAGCGTGTGCGCGTTTACGAGGGCGGCGCCCTGTTGTGGGACTGGCCGGCCAGCACCGGCATCGCCGACAGTCCCACCTGGCCGGGCATTTACCAGATCATCTCCCACGTCCCCAACGCTTATGCGGCTAACTGGAATCTGTATATGCCTTATTTTCTGGGAGTCTACCGGCCAATCCCCGGTGCGGATTTCACTAACGGGTTTCACGGCTTCCCCACACGCGGCGGCAGCCAGCTCCTGTGGACGAACAGCCTGGGCCATCGCGTCACTTATGGCTGCATCCTAATTAGCACTCGCAACGCGGAACTGCTCTACAACTGGGCGCAGGAGGGCGTCGTGGTGGAGATCACACCGTAA